GGTGCTCTGCTGCGGGGACAATTATTATGGATGTTTCCCGAACCTCTATGCGATCCGGGGAAGCCAGTACCGTGATATTGCCATGTGGCTGGACAGCCTGGAGACCCTTCGGTCCTATCCGGCGGAGTATCTGCTGCCGGGACATACGGCTCCGATCTATGGCAATGAAAAGATCCGGGAAGTCCTGGGGAATTTTAAGGACGCTATTGAGTACATATTGTCTGAGACGTTAAAGGGCATGAATGAAGGGAAGAGCTGTGACCGGCTGGCAGCGGAAATCCGGCTTCCGAAGCAGTATGCGGACCTGCCTTATCTGGGGGAGCATTACGGCTGTGTGGAGTGGACGGTGCGGGCGATCTATATGGCTTATCTTGGATGGTTTGACGGGAATCCTACGAGCCTGCATCCTCTTGAACCGAAGGTGCGGGCAGAGAAAGAGATCGGTCTGATGGGCGGAGCGGCAGCGGTTTTGGAGGCTGCGGGAAAGGCATTTGCAGGGGAAGAGTACCAGTGGTGCCTGGAGCTTTGTGATATGCTGATGGAATGCGGCGGAGAAATTGGTAAGGAGGCCGGACGTTTGAAGGCGGACGGGATGATGAAGCTGGCGGAGTATGAGACCAGTGCCAATGGGCGGCATTATTATATCTGCTGCGCGAAGGAACTGCTGGCCGGGGAGTAAGGCTGTGGAGGGCTAAGGATCCCCCGGTACGGCAGTAAAAAGTTTCTGTGTCTTCCTGT
This portion of the Clostridium sp. AN503 genome encodes:
- a CDS encoding alkyl/aryl-sulfatase, which codes for MLVQGGGRILKEFTERNYQENFLEVVPGIWHIASVGHSNVIVIEGENGVILVDTLDTLERGQRVLDFIRERIGKEVKTIIYTHGHPDHRGGAGAFTGSEPEIIAFEPKTPVLARTRELMDVQNLRGARQFGYGLTDEENISQGIGRREGMVYGEHRAFVPPTTLYAQDRVERVIDGVALELVRVPGETDDQILVWLPEKKVLCCGDNYYGCFPNLYAIRGSQYRDIAMWLDSLETLRSYPAEYLLPGHTAPIYGNEKIREVLGNFKDAIEYILSETLKGMNEGKSCDRLAAEIRLPKQYADLPYLGEHYGCVEWTVRAIYMAYLGWFDGNPTSLHPLEPKVRAEKEIGLMGGAAAVLEAAGKAFAGEEYQWCLELCDMLMECGGEIGKEAGRLKADGMMKLAEYETSANGRHYYICCAKELLAGE